In Oryza sativa Japonica Group chromosome 8, ASM3414082v1, the sequence TACTTGTGTCACTTTGTAGTACATGCAGATCAATATTTTGTATGTAGTATCACTAACCCTGTTATATAAGGTAAATTAAAATATATGTCACGTAAATCCTGTATCACGGGAACAACCCATATGCAAGCATATATATGGATGCCAACAAACAGAACGTATGAATGTCATTAATTAAGGGTGTGTGGTGAAATTAACTAACATATGTTATGTGTTTGTAGCAAGTCATACAACAGGATTAGTGAACGGGAAGGACGGGTATCATTTATACAATAGATATTAGATTAGTAAATAGTCAATACTAAACCAGAATGAAAGAAACATTACAAATTGCTTGTAATTTTTCAGCAGATGGATCAGTCTCTTCAACAGGTTCTCCACTTGTTTCAGAATCAAAAAAGAAGAGGATAAAAACATGTAAGGATCATTCATCCCAACCCTTTAATTTGTTCTTTGCTTCTTTAATCGTTGTTGATGTTAAATTCTAATTTACCACGGTTTGTAGTTAAGAACAATTTTGAACTGTAGAGCAAGAAACTTCTTTACATATGAATAATTATTAACCCAGTTATATATAAGGTAAATTCAAAATCTCACCTAAATTCTGAATCATGGGAAAAACAAATCATATGCAAGCATACGCAGATGCCAACAAAGCAACATGCATGAATGTCAATAAATTAAGTACCAGCCTAGCCATTTGTTTTGGTTGTTTTAACATTTGAACTGGTTATCATGTAGTGAGGTCTTGTTTAGATTGGACTTTATTTTATCAACCTAAACTTTGATCATGTAGGTCTTGTGGTAACCTACAATTCAATctacaatataaaaatatgatCTTTCTATGCTTAAGGTTCCTCATGACATAACTGTGGAGATATTTATACctctttgaaaaaaatattttttgtgtttTGTTATGGACCTTATTTACAATATGTTTTTAGCTTGTGTTCATTAATTACAAGGTACTAATACCTATTAATATCTCCCAAGATTTTATGAAAATATGTGTAGTTTTTTCATGCCTTGTGGCTCTAATTCCTTTTCAGACATAATAGCTTCTACATCAAGTTTATTGGGGATAAGCGTATTAGTCCTTGCAGTCTTCCTAGTTTACAAGAAACATAAGTGCTTGCTCCCCTGGCAAAGATCAACAACCGCACCAAGACTTCATTCACTCCTACGATCACAACTTAAAAGTTACACTTATTCTGAAGTTCGAAAGATGACTAAATCTTTTACTCACACCCTTGGTAAGGGTGGATATGGCACTGTTTACAAAGGCAGTCTATCTGATGGTAGCACAATAGCAGTTAAGATACTGGAAGACTCCAACAATGATGGGGAAGATTTCATTAATGAGGTGTCCAGCATTGGCAGAATATCACATATCAATGTTGTTACTCTATTAGGACTTTGCCAGCATGGATCAAAAAGAGCTCTCATCTATGAGTATATGCCCAATGGTTCTCTTGATAAATTCGCAGTTGGTGGAAATGACACCATGCAACAAGAGAAGTTCCTTATAAGCTGGGAGAAGCTATATGATATTTTGGTTGGAGTTGCACAAGGCCTTGATTACCTCCACCATTGGTGTAATCATCGTGTTGTACATCTTGACATAAAACCCCAAAACATCTTACTGGACCAAGACTTCTGCCCAAAAATATCGGATTTCGGATTAGCGAAACTATGTAAGCCAAAAGAGAGCAAAATCTCTATTGGTTGTGCAAGGGGAACAATTGGCTACATGGCACCTGAGGTGTTTTGGGGGCACCGTGGAGCAGTGACCACCAAGTCTGATGTATATAGCTATGGGATGCTGATTCTTCATATGGTTGGAGAAAGGGAAAACATCAATGCGAGCACAGAGAGTGGAAGCAAGTATTTCCCTGAATGGTTGTATGACAACCTGAATCAGTTTTGTGGTGTTCCTAGTGGAGGCATCGACGGTAGCAATTCCACATCAGAGGTTGCACACAAGTTAGTGATAATAGGGTTTTGGTGCATACAATCTGCACCTACGGACAGACCTTCGATGAGTGAGGTCATTGACATGTTTGATAGAAGCTTGACTGAACTGCAACTACCACCAAGAATCTCTTGTTGCGGAAATTATAATGAGAGTTTTGGATAATCGCTCCAATTGTAACATGTTCATCTTTATCTATTTGTCTTTAGACCACTTGATAAGATGAGGCTTCAACTTGACCAACCACATGAAAATTCAGACCTCCAACATGTATAGTCACAATAGCCTCATCATGATATTTATTTACTCCTATATGAATTATATATGTACCAATAATTTATTTTCCTACGATAAGCATCAACACTTGAGTACTTTGAC encodes:
- the LOC9272132 gene encoding LEAF RUST 10 DISEASE-RESISTANCEUS RECEPTOR-LIKE PROTEIN KINASE-like 2.1 isoform X1, producing MRDRDQDGTTKFYLSIVPLVNRYTTRTGWCNSICHKFFFPQDAGNSSHDNNSSKAAKQANATAARLRSAMAMAGNHRSSQLHLLLLFCCTTTLRAAALSFDYDFSADAAKNLVFMGDAAHAGDRINLTNLGVWRAGRVAHRQLVRLWDDDVGGGRTTTTSFTTAFSFAIGRNSTNQPADGMAFFVGLPRDNLPPHSDGAFFGLLSNNYFGPYGSPRTVGVEFDTFSNPMWDPEGTVDHVGIDVNTVTSKNTTAMPTLSLLAGVMRAEVSYDAAAARMAVTLRTLDGMSYSVEAAVDLRAAGLPQDAAVGFSAATGDLVESHQLLSWSFNSSTADGSVSSTGSPLVSESKKKRIKTYIIASTSSLLGISVLVLAVFLVYKKHKCLLPWQRSTTAPRLHSLLRSQLKSYTYSEVRKMTKSFTHTLGKGGYGTVYKGSLSDGSTIAVKILEDSNNDGEDFINEVSSIGRISHINVVTLLGLCQHGSKRALIYEYMPNGSLDKFAVGGNDTMQQEKFLISWEKLYDILVGVAQGLDYLHHWCNHRVVHLDIKPQNILLDQDFCPKISDFGLAKLCKPKESKISIGCARGTIGYMAPEVFWGHRGAVTTKSDVYSYGMLILHMVGERENINASTESGSKYFPEWLYDNLNQFCGVPSGGIDGSNSTSEVAHKLVIIGFWCIQSAPTDRPSMSEVIDMFDRSLTELQLPPRISCCGNYNESFG
- the LOC9272132 gene encoding LEAF RUST 10 DISEASE-RESISTANCEUS RECEPTOR-LIKE PROTEIN KINASE-like 2.1 isoform X2, translated to MRDRDQDGTTKFYLSIVPLVNRYTTRTGWCNSICHKFFFPQDAGNSSHDNNSSKAAKQANATAARLRSAMAMAGNHRSSQLHLLLLFCCTTTLRAAALSFDYDFSADAAKNLVFMGDAAHAGDRINLTNLGVWRAGRVAHRQLVRLWDDDVGGGRTTTTSFTTAFSFAIGRNSTNQPADGMAFFVGLPRDNLPPHSDGAFFGLLSNNYFGPYGSPRTVGVEFDTFSNPMWDPEGTVDHVGIDVNTVTSKNTTAMPTLSLLAGVMRAEVSYDAAAARMAVTLRTLDGMSYSVEAAVDLRAAGLPQDAAVGFSAATGDLVESHQLLSWSFNSSTDGSVSSTGSPLVSESKKKRIKTYIIASTSSLLGISVLVLAVFLVYKKHKCLLPWQRSTTAPRLHSLLRSQLKSYTYSEVRKMTKSFTHTLGKGGYGTVYKGSLSDGSTIAVKILEDSNNDGEDFINEVSSIGRISHINVVTLLGLCQHGSKRALIYEYMPNGSLDKFAVGGNDTMQQEKFLISWEKLYDILVGVAQGLDYLHHWCNHRVVHLDIKPQNILLDQDFCPKISDFGLAKLCKPKESKISIGCARGTIGYMAPEVFWGHRGAVTTKSDVYSYGMLILHMVGERENINASTESGSKYFPEWLYDNLNQFCGVPSGGIDGSNSTSEVAHKLVIIGFWCIQSAPTDRPSMSEVIDMFDRSLTELQLPPRISCCGNYNESFG